Proteins encoded by one window of Actinocorallia herbida:
- a CDS encoding ROK family transcriptional regulator, which produces MTEAVAGGADVSKLRELNSLSIVRAMRGRRPATVTELATRTGLSRPGTDVVVRGLVTDGWVKVVEPDGSSVGRPARRYRFNAGAGHVLGVDVGGHKILVLLADLDGTVLHRHRLPVASDADPAARLEAVDLAITQCLSAAGMRPEEIWAVTVGVTGPVDATGRTTLFTPLPGWASVSPAEHLADRFTCPILVENDCKLAAVAERWQGAAQDADDIVYLLAGMRTGAGLIIDGTLRRGFGGAAGEIGALKAVRWLSAPAHIENCPGVPEDIHPDDKAAWVFERVREGDRDAKAALRRYVKDLAVGAAALVLTLDPQVVVLGGGYSRSADLIIDPLTRELTRLCLRVPEIRASNLGADSVALGALRVALDQIDARLFGDGMPAPLALS; this is translated from the coding sequence GTGACCGAGGCGGTCGCGGGTGGAGCCGACGTCAGCAAGCTTCGCGAGCTGAATTCGCTCAGCATCGTGCGGGCGATGCGGGGCCGGCGGCCCGCGACCGTCACCGAGCTCGCCACCCGCACCGGCCTGTCCCGCCCCGGCACCGACGTGGTGGTCCGCGGGCTGGTCACCGACGGCTGGGTCAAGGTCGTCGAGCCCGACGGGAGCAGCGTCGGGCGTCCGGCCCGCCGCTACCGCTTCAACGCGGGCGCCGGGCACGTGCTCGGCGTCGACGTCGGCGGCCACAAGATCCTCGTCCTGCTCGCCGACCTCGACGGCACGGTGCTGCACCGCCACCGGCTGCCGGTCGCGTCCGACGCCGACCCGGCCGCCCGGCTGGAGGCCGTCGATCTCGCCATCACGCAGTGCCTGAGCGCCGCCGGGATGCGGCCCGAGGAGATCTGGGCGGTGACGGTCGGGGTGACCGGTCCCGTCGACGCCACCGGCCGCACCACCCTGTTCACCCCGCTGCCCGGCTGGGCCAGCGTGTCGCCGGCCGAGCACCTCGCGGACCGGTTCACCTGCCCGATCCTCGTCGAGAACGACTGCAAGCTCGCCGCCGTCGCCGAACGCTGGCAGGGCGCCGCCCAGGACGCCGACGACATCGTCTACCTGCTGGCCGGCATGCGCACCGGCGCGGGCCTCATCATCGACGGCACGCTGCGCCGCGGCTTCGGCGGCGCGGCCGGCGAGATCGGCGCGCTCAAGGCGGTCCGCTGGCTCTCGGCCCCCGCGCACATCGAGAACTGCCCCGGCGTCCCCGAGGACATCCACCCCGACGACAAGGCGGCCTGGGTCTTCGAACGCGTCCGCGAAGGCGACCGCGACGCCAAGGCCGCGCTGCGCCGGTATGTGAAGGACCTCGCCGTCGGCGCGGCGGCCCTCGTCCTCACCCTCGACCCGCAGGTCGTGGTGCTCGGCGGCGGCTACTCCCGCTCCGCCGACCTCATCATCGACCCTCTCACCCGCGAGCTCACCCGCCTGTGCCTGCGCGTCCCGGAGATCCGGGCGTCGAACCTCGGGGCCGACAGCGTCGCCCTCGGCGCCCTGCGCGTCGCTTTGGACCAGATCGACGCCCGCCTCTTCGGCGACGGGA